agttgtagaccttaccgtgaaaagcttactttcaagcccttaaccaacaatgcagttcaagaaatggttaagaaaatattgactaaataaacaaaagtaaaaaaagatatacagtaccagtcaaaagtttggacacacctattcaagttattattattattttttactattttctacattgaagaataatagtgaagacatcaaaactatgaaataacaaatggaatcatgtagtaaacaaaagtgttaaacaaatgtagccaccctttgcaatgatgacagctttgcacaagcttggcattctctcaaccagcttcacctggaacgcTTTTCCTGAAATGCTTTttcaaccgtcttgaaggagttcccacatgctgagcacttgttggctgctttttcttcactctgcagtccaactcatcccaaaccatctcaatctggttgggtgattgtggaggccaggtcatctgatgcagcactccatccctctccttcttggtcaaatagcccttacacagtctggaggtgtgttgggtcattgtcctgttgatgatagtcccattaagtgcaaaccagatgggatggcgtaccgctgcagaatactgtggtatcCATGCTAGTTAATtgtgccatgaattctaaatgaagcacccccccaccatcacaccacctcctccatgcttcacagtaggaaccacacatgcggagatcatccgttcacctattctgcgtctcacaaagacaccgcggttggaaccaaaatttgGATttgtcagaccaaaggacagatttccaccggtctaatgtctcacttgtgtttcttggcccaagcaagtctattcttattattggtgtccttttagtagtggattctttgcagcaatttgaccatgaaggtctgattcacacaatctcctctgaacagttgatgttgagatgtcttacttgaactctgtgaatcatttatttgggctgcaatttctgaggctggtaactctaatgaacttttaccaaatagggctatcttctgtataccaaccctaccttgtcacaacacaactgattggctcacatGCATTTTGAGACaattaacagcgagtagcagcagtgtaaaaacaaagggggaagTGGTGTCAATGCAATCGTGTGGGTGGCcgttttgattaattgttcagcggtcttatggcttgggtgtagaagctgttaaggagccttttggacctagacttggcgctccgcttgccgtgcggaagcagagagaatggtctatgacttgggtgactgggccTATGACGTGACAACTTTTTGGGCCTTCATCTGACTGAtgaagtggtacagtatgttttgGGGTGTGCAGGTTGTTCCCTCTAGCTAGCTGTTCCCTtgtgagggaggcagggagcTCCTACAGTATATCCTTCTCCAGGGGTCTGACTGGGCCGCTTGAGGAAGGAAATGTCTTTCCTTCCCTCTATTGTGTCGAGCAGGAAGGTGGCAGGGCTGCCGTCACCAGCTGACAGCTGTTTCCTGCGGCCCACTGCCATGTTCTCTACCCACTGCCTGGGCTGAGCCAAGGCTGTGTTCTCTGAATGCAtgcacagcctgtcctctgccCTTAGCCTGTCCTATGCAGCTTGAGGTCAGGCATGTTCAAAGACATTCAAGCATATTCCCTCACGCTATCCTGCTGTTGGAGAAAGTTCTAATACTTTTAATGTTTGGGGATGACCACCACCACAGTCTGTGCTGTTTTTCAAGCTAGTTGTCCTCAGTTTGCTTTTTCTTGTTTATCAACCACTCTCTTAGTGGCTTGACATGTCTTGTGAAAGCTGTTGCCTTTTGCCAATACAGCATTGGGTTCATGAAAGAATTTGCTGTAATGTGTCCATGTTTTTGAAGGACCAGGTTCTTACTAAATCGCAgtagaaaaacagccattttaaATAAAGTGTGAGATGGAAATCGTTGTCAGGCAACAGAATATTAAACCAATCTGTTCAGTGAATTTGAATTTGGAGTAGTTTTTGTGGAAGCTGGTGAAATTGCACCACCACAGTTGCTTTAGAGGCTATTCTTTCAGAGAAGTCGgacagttaatttttttttctctctctttccgaAAGCCATAATTACAAAGCACAGTAATCAATATGTCTAGACCGTATTTCCCCTGCTCATAATGGTGCTGGGAGAGTGGTTGGTGCTCCATGCTATTCTGACAGTCTCATAAGGAGAAAACGGAATAGCCTACATACTAGGAGGGAGAGCCTCGCCGTTACAccactgactgtctggctggctaTGCAAGGCACTTCCTCATACAGACAGCCAATCAGTGACCAGGGGGTTTTCTCCAGCTCAGTCATATACagtaaacacatttttttctaaAAGACTCTGCTGCACCAGGTGTTTGGTTTATTACACGTTGTATACATCTATTTCCTATTCTTTACTACAGCGCTTTCGGCAAGCCCTTCTAGCTGAGATTGACTGAGGTGTCGATAGCTAGCTGATGTTCTCTCTGTGAGGGGCTGGTGTGTGATGCATGGTTCTGTGTACTCTGGTCTGCCTGGCTATGAATTAGCAGCAGCAGTCTCATACTcgtcatctctccctccctcctctcctgctgtgttccaggtATAGCCAGCTGCCTGTCACCATGGCAACCAGCAGCGCGGTGCCTAGCGACAACCTCCTCACGTACaagctggtggtggtgggggatgGTGGAGTGGGGAAGAGCGCTCTCACCATCCAGTTCTTCCAGAAGATCTTTGTGTCTGACTACGACCCAACCATCGAGGACTCctacctgaaacacacagagatagaTGGACAGTGGGCCATCCTGGATGGTAGGGAGACattttctcactgtctctctctgggttggggggggggggggctggtgtcCTTTATCAATTATGTTTAGAATTTTAATGAAACTTACTTTTGTGGCACAGTATTCCCATATAGTTTCACAGATTTAGACCTATACAATATGTGCATTTGTTTGCAATTGATAGCTTGTTGCTTTTCCAATCATTCATATGAAAATAAGCAAGAAGATGATTCCCAGTAGCATCTTGTAAAAACTGTAACACTGGTACCTGTATGTGTGTAATTGCACAGTGCTGGATACGGCAGGCCAAGAGGAGTTCAGTGCTATGAGGGAGCAGTACATGAGGACGGGGGACGGCTTCCTCATCGTGTTCTCTGTGACAGACAAGGCCAGCTTTGAACATGTGGACCGCTTCCACCAGCTCATCCTCAGGGTCAAAGACAGGTGAGGCCCAGCTCTTGATAACGATGCGTGCCTTATGGGCCAGACACCTACACGAGACTGCTGCTACTGTAACGAATGCCTCCGACTGGGTTTACTGCCGCAGTCTTTTGTGTGTTCCCTCTAACCCTCTCACTGGTAAAGGGTTCATCTACACATGCTTTCATTTTTGTATCTCTTGTTCACGACAAAGGTAAACAAACAGGTCCTTCCCCATCCAATGTTTACATTCCAGTCAGGTTGTCAGCTGTATAGTGGTGTAACTGTACACATGTAATGTTGAATGAGATGCATCTGCTCTTCAGTCCTTCTCCTTCCTTCTGCTCTCCTTCAGGGAGGCCTTCCCCATGGTGCTGGTGGCCAATAAGGTGGACTTGGTTCACCTCCGCAAAATCACCAGCGACCAGGGGCAGGAAATGGCTGCCAAACACAATGTGAGTACAGTGTCAGCTCAGACAAGGAGTGGGGCAGCTTGATGTCTGAATCCTTTGTTTTTAATATCTTTTTTGATGCAGTACAGTGTCCAAATTGATTAATGTACACTTGATAAAG
The Salvelinus fontinalis isolate EN_2023a chromosome 23, ASM2944872v1, whole genome shotgun sequence genome window above contains:
- the LOC129821169 gene encoding ras-related protein M-Ras-like — its product is MATSSAVPSDNLLTYKLVVVGDGGVGKSALTIQFFQKIFVSDYDPTIEDSYLKHTEIDGQWAILDVLDTAGQEEFSAMREQYMRTGDGFLIVFSVTDKASFEHVDRFHQLILRVKDREAFPMVLVANKVDLVHLRKITSDQGQEMAAKHNITYIETSAKDPPMNVDKAFHELVRVIRQQIPERSLKKKKKMKWRGERSAGSHKVHCVIL